A stretch of the Tolypothrix sp. NIES-4075 genome encodes the following:
- a CDS encoding cell division protein SepF, whose product MNNIFSKLRDFVGLNEQVEYEYYEEEPDTQSYQNIYQEQNVTPAAPQEQSQQNRRWREPMPTMETDVTTGSKPMSNVIGMPGAINGISEVLVLEPRTFEEMPQAIQALRERKSIVLNLTIMDPDQAQRAVDFVAGGTYALDGHQERIGESIFLFTPSCVQVSTHGGVLHEVPQPPVRPARPTGATPTWGNEANRMAQ is encoded by the coding sequence ATGAACAATATATTTTCCAAACTCAGAGACTTCGTTGGTCTGAACGAGCAAGTCGAATACGAGTACTACGAAGAAGAACCAGATACACAAAGCTACCAAAATATATATCAAGAACAAAACGTCACTCCAGCAGCACCACAAGAGCAAAGCCAACAAAATCGACGTTGGCGCGAACCCATGCCTACAATGGAAACTGATGTAACAACAGGTTCAAAGCCTATGAGTAATGTTATTGGGATGCCAGGAGCGATAAATGGAATTTCCGAAGTATTGGTGTTAGAACCACGCACCTTTGAGGAAATGCCCCAGGCAATTCAAGCATTGCGAGAACGTAAGTCCATAGTGTTAAATTTGACAATCATGGACCCGGATCAAGCACAACGCGCAGTCGATTTTGTCGCAGGTGGAACTTACGCACTCGATGGACATCAAGAGCGCATCGGTGAAAGTATATTTTTGTTTACGCCAAGCTGTGTACAAGTTAGCACTCATGGTGGCGTACTTCACGAAGTGCCCCAACCCCCAGTTCGTCCGGCACGTCCTACAGGTGCAACTCCCACTTGGGGAAATGAAGCCAATCGGATGGCACAATAG
- the proC gene encoding pyrroline-5-carboxylate reductase — translation MSVKFGLIGGGVMGEALLSRLIDRGIYQPSEVIVSEPQPSRQSYLEQKYAVTVTPDNRLVFTAATEVVFLAVKPQVFSAIAQELADVIGTNSSPLVISILAGVPLGQLEAGFPQLPVIRAMPNTPATVGAGITAICLGAYTHANHYQKAQEIFAAVGEVVEVPENLIDAVTGLSGSGPAYVALMVEALADGGVAAGLPRAIAYQLALSTVLGTATLLHETKLHPAELKDRVTSPGGTTIAGIAQLEKAGFRSALIEAVIAATVRSLELGK, via the coding sequence TTGTCAGTCAAATTTGGCTTAATTGGTGGTGGGGTAATGGGAGAAGCGCTGTTATCCCGCCTTATTGACAGAGGCATTTACCAACCATCAGAAGTCATAGTAAGTGAACCCCAACCATCACGTCAGAGTTATTTAGAGCAGAAATACGCTGTAACGGTGACACCAGATAATCGGCTGGTTTTTACAGCTGCAACAGAAGTTGTATTTTTAGCAGTAAAGCCGCAGGTGTTCAGCGCGATCGCTCAAGAATTAGCAGATGTCATCGGTACAAATTCCTCGCCCCTAGTAATTTCTATCTTGGCAGGTGTGCCACTGGGTCAGCTAGAAGCCGGATTTCCCCAGTTACCAGTAATTAGGGCAATGCCGAATACCCCAGCAACTGTAGGAGCCGGAATTACCGCAATTTGTTTAGGTGCATATACACATGCCAACCATTATCAAAAAGCACAGGAAATCTTTGCCGCAGTCGGGGAAGTTGTCGAAGTTCCCGAAAATTTGATCGACGCAGTAACAGGACTTTCCGGTAGTGGTCCGGCTTATGTAGCGTTGATGGTAGAAGCATTAGCTGATGGTGGAGTAGCCGCAGGTTTACCCAGAGCGATCGCCTATCAATTAGCTCTCTCTACCGTACTGGGAACCGCAACACTGCTGCATGAAACCAAATTACACCCAGCAGAACTCAAAGACCGCGTTACCAGTCCTGGTGGCACAACAATCGCCGGTATTGCTCAACTAGAAAAAGCTGGTTTTCGTTCAGCCTTAATTGAAGCTGTCATTGCTGCCACAGTGCGATCGCTTGAATTGGGGAAATGA
- a CDS encoding DEAD/DEAH box helicase, which translates to MNYPALSSELDPHTIFPFELDQFQKDAIASLNAGSSVVVCAPTGSGKTLIGEYAIYRALSRGKRVFYTTPLKALSNQKLRDFRSKFGSDLVGLLTGDISVNRDAPIVVMTTEIFRNMLYGTPIGQVGTSLVDVEVVVLDECHYMNDRQRGTVWEESIIYCPREVQLVALSATVANSDQLTDWLNQVHGPTDLIYSDFRPVPLEFNFGNPKGLFPLLNESKNKINPRLVKRVKRGSSDRGRGGRPEAPSIEYTLSQLQQRDMLPAIYFIFSRRGCDKAVAEVGDLWLVDNDESQVLRRQIDDFLTRNPEAGRSGQIAPLYRGIAAHHAGILPAWKVLVEELFQQGLIKVVFATETLAAGINMPARTTVISTLSKRTDTGHRLLNASEFLQMAGRAGRRGMDKQGYVVTLQTPFEGAKEAAYLATSKPDPLVSQFTPSYGMVLNLLQTHTLEQAKELIERSFGQYMATLHLRPDYQEIGELQAELAQLQAQIAAVDEKEIAVYEKLRQRLKVERQILKTLQEQAQSDRQEELGMMLSFAVSGTLLGLKGKNIPVSTPVTAVLVGKTPGSGQAPYLVCLGRDNRWYVATTGDVVDLYAELPRVEVEADLLPPPEMPLKPGQSRRGNEQTAAIAHVIPDASEFVQLPPEVAEQLSRTAAVQEQIEQSPIHQAGNLPAIFKRKARCVELEAEIQLMQEQVEQQSQRHWEEFVNLIEILQHFNALVNLVPTQLGQIAAAMRGENELWLGLALASGELDNLDPHHLAAAAAALVTETPRPDSKVHFDLSDEVAEALGKLRGIRRQMFQLQRRYSVALPIWLEFELIAIIEQWALGMPWTELCEHTTLDEGDVVRLLRRTLDLLSQIPHVPHLPESLRRNAHRAMQLIDRFPVNEEVE; encoded by the coding sequence GTGAATTATCCTGCGCTGTCTTCAGAACTTGACCCGCATACGATATTTCCCTTTGAGTTGGATCAATTTCAGAAGGATGCGATCGCCTCGCTGAACGCTGGAAGCTCCGTTGTTGTCTGTGCGCCCACTGGCAGCGGCAAAACTTTAATCGGGGAATACGCTATTTATCGCGCTTTGTCGCGGGGTAAACGTGTATTTTACACGACACCTCTAAAGGCGCTGTCAAATCAAAAGTTACGTGATTTTCGTTCCAAATTCGGTTCCGATCTCGTCGGACTGTTAACTGGCGATATATCTGTTAACAGAGATGCGCCAATTGTAGTCATGACTACAGAAATTTTCCGAAATATGCTCTATGGCACACCCATCGGGCAAGTGGGCACTTCATTGGTAGACGTTGAGGTGGTGGTGCTGGATGAGTGCCACTACATGAACGACCGTCAACGAGGCACAGTTTGGGAAGAATCGATTATTTATTGCCCCCGTGAAGTTCAACTCGTAGCCCTTTCCGCCACAGTTGCCAATAGCGACCAACTCACCGACTGGTTAAATCAAGTTCACGGTCCAACTGACCTGATTTACTCGGATTTTCGCCCAGTCCCCTTAGAATTTAACTTTGGCAATCCTAAGGGGCTGTTTCCCTTATTAAATGAAAGCAAAAATAAAATTAATCCCCGCTTAGTTAAGAGGGTAAAAAGGGGATCGTCCGATAGAGGTAGAGGTGGTAGACCAGAAGCTCCCAGCATAGAATACACCCTGAGCCAGCTACAGCAAAGGGATATGCTACCCGCAATTTACTTTATCTTCAGCCGCCGGGGATGTGATAAAGCCGTAGCTGAGGTGGGTGATTTGTGGCTGGTGGATAATGACGAGTCCCAAGTGTTGCGGCGGCAAATTGACGATTTTTTAACTCGCAATCCCGAAGCCGGACGTTCTGGACAAATTGCCCCTTTATACAGGGGAATTGCGGCACACCATGCGGGAATTTTACCAGCGTGGAAAGTCTTGGTAGAAGAACTTTTTCAGCAAGGACTGATTAAGGTAGTCTTTGCTACCGAGACATTGGCAGCGGGAATTAACATGCCAGCCCGGACAACTGTGATTTCCACCCTTTCCAAGCGTACCGACACCGGACACCGCTTGTTAAACGCTTCCGAATTTCTACAAATGGCGGGAAGAGCCGGACGCCGGGGGATGGACAAACAAGGTTACGTGGTGACGTTGCAAACTCCGTTTGAAGGAGCCAAAGAAGCCGCGTATCTGGCAACATCTAAACCTGACCCTTTGGTGAGCCAATTTACACCAAGTTACGGGATGGTACTGAACTTACTGCAAACTCACACCTTGGAACAAGCCAAAGAACTAATAGAGCGCAGTTTTGGGCAGTACATGGCGACGTTGCATTTAAGACCAGATTATCAGGAGATTGGCGAACTGCAAGCAGAATTGGCGCAACTTCAGGCGCAAATAGCGGCAGTAGATGAAAAGGAAATTGCTGTTTATGAGAAATTGCGCCAACGGCTAAAAGTAGAACGGCAAATTTTGAAAACTCTGCAAGAACAGGCTCAGTCAGATAGACAAGAAGAATTGGGCATGATGTTGAGCTTTGCAGTGTCGGGGACGCTTTTAGGTTTGAAGGGGAAAAATATTCCCGTGTCTACACCTGTAACAGCGGTGTTGGTGGGGAAAACCCCAGGCTCTGGTCAAGCGCCTTACTTGGTATGCTTGGGGCGAGATAACCGCTGGTATGTGGCAACGACTGGGGATGTCGTGGATTTATATGCGGAACTACCGCGAGTTGAAGTTGAGGCTGATTTGTTACCACCGCCGGAAATGCCCTTAAAACCAGGACAATCACGCCGGGGGAATGAACAAACAGCAGCGATCGCGCACGTTATTCCCGATGCGAGCGAGTTTGTGCAACTACCACCAGAAGTAGCCGAACAACTTAGCCGCACTGCTGCTGTGCAAGAGCAAATAGAACAAAGTCCCATACATCAAGCCGGCAATCTCCCAGCAATTTTTAAACGCAAAGCCCGCTGTGTCGAACTCGAAGCCGAAATTCAACTAATGCAGGAACAAGTTGAGCAACAATCCCAACGTCATTGGGAAGAATTTGTCAACTTAATCGAAATTTTGCAACACTTTAACGCATTGGTTAACTTAGTCCCAACTCAATTAGGGCAAATCGCCGCCGCTATGCGCGGAGAAAATGAATTGTGGTTGGGTTTAGCCCTCGCTAGTGGAGAATTGGATAATTTAGATCCGCACCATTTAGCAGCAGCAGCAGCGGCTTTGGTGACAGAAACTCCGCGTCCAGATAGTAAGGTACACTTCGACTTGAGTGATGAAGTGGCGGAAGCACTAGGAAAATTGCGGGGAATTCGCCGCCAAATGTTCCAATTACAACGTCGGTATAGCGTGGCGTTGCCTATTTGGTTGGAATTTGAGTTAATTGCCATAATCGAACAATGGGCACTGGGTATGCCGTGGACAGAACTGTGCGAACATACCACTTTAGATGAAGGTGATGTAGTCAGGTTGCTGCGCCGCACTTTAGATTTATTATCCCAGATACCCCACGTCCCCCATTTGCCGGAATCGTTGCGCCGCAATGCTCATCGGGCAATGCAGTTGATTGACAGGTTCCCGGTTAATGAAGAGGTTGAATAA
- a CDS encoding Nramp family divalent metal transporter produces MPFPENNSRKPSLPEVHRSIAIPNTTNVWRKMLAYAGPGYLVSVGYMDPGNWATDLAGGAKFGYALLTVIMLSNLMAILMQSLCVRLGVATGRDLAQACREYFSPRVNFCLWLLCEIAIAACDLAEVLGSAIALQLLFGIPLSWGVCITALDVIVLLLLQHKGFRYTEALVIMLVATVGICFTAEIIFSRPDFGGILLGYAPKIEIVQNPEMLYIAIGILGATVMPHNLYLHSSIVQTRDWQPTTEKKWEAIKFCTIDSTVALSFALFINSAILIISAASFHFSGHHDVAEIQDAYKLLSPLLGVNAASAIFGLALLASGQSSTLTATLAGQIVMEGFLNLRLKPWLRRLTTRLIAIVPALISIMFLGEKSTGGLLILSQVVLSLQLSFAVVPLVMFTSNHRLMGEFVNPLWLKILSWLVAIAIGSLNVWLLLQTISGWLFASSS; encoded by the coding sequence ATGCCCTTTCCGGAAAATAACTCCAGGAAGCCCAGCCTGCCTGAAGTCCACCGCAGTATCGCAATTCCTAACACTACAAATGTCTGGCGCAAGATGCTGGCTTACGCAGGACCTGGATATCTCGTGTCAGTGGGATACATGGACCCTGGTAACTGGGCAACTGACTTGGCTGGTGGGGCTAAATTCGGTTATGCACTGCTAACAGTAATCATGCTGTCCAACTTGATGGCGATTTTAATGCAATCGCTGTGTGTGCGGTTGGGGGTAGCGACGGGGAGAGATTTAGCACAGGCTTGTCGAGAGTATTTCAGTCCGCGTGTAAACTTCTGTTTATGGCTACTTTGTGAAATAGCGATCGCTGCTTGTGATTTAGCAGAAGTTCTTGGAAGTGCGATCGCGCTCCAACTGCTTTTTGGCATTCCCCTAAGTTGGGGTGTGTGCATCACCGCGCTAGATGTAATTGTATTGCTACTGCTTCAGCACAAAGGCTTTCGCTACACAGAAGCTTTGGTAATTATGTTAGTAGCAACTGTGGGCATCTGTTTTACCGCAGAAATCATATTTTCCCGTCCTGATTTCGGGGGAATTTTATTAGGTTATGCTCCCAAAATAGAAATTGTGCAGAACCCAGAAATGCTCTACATTGCCATTGGCATTTTGGGGGCAACTGTGATGCCACACAACTTATATTTGCACTCATCAATTGTGCAGACACGCGATTGGCAACCAACTACTGAGAAGAAATGGGAAGCTATTAAGTTCTGCACAATCGATTCAACAGTCGCTTTGTCTTTTGCATTATTTATTAACTCAGCAATTTTGATTATTTCTGCTGCCAGTTTTCATTTTTCTGGTCATCATGATGTGGCAGAAATCCAAGATGCTTATAAATTACTTTCTCCCTTATTAGGTGTGAATGCTGCTAGCGCAATTTTTGGTTTGGCATTACTAGCTTCTGGGCAAAGTTCAACGTTGACAGCAACTTTAGCAGGGCAAATTGTCATGGAAGGCTTTTTAAATCTGCGTTTAAAACCTTGGTTGCGTCGGTTAACAACTAGACTAATTGCGATTGTCCCGGCACTGATTTCAATTATGTTTTTGGGAGAAAAAAGTACAGGTGGCTTACTAATTTTAAGTCAAGTTGTGTTGAGTTTACAGCTATCATTTGCAGTGGTGCCGTTGGTGATGTTTACGAGTAATCACCGATTGATGGGTGAGTTTGTCAATCCTTTATGGCTGAAAATTTTATCGTGGTTAGTAGCGATCGCGATCGGCAGTTTAAATGTTTGGCTGCTATTGCAAACTATTTCCGGCTGGCTGTTTGCAAGTTCTAGTTAG
- a CDS encoding heavy metal translocating P-type ATPase, with protein sequence MKHKTHSNSGCCSCSHDHSVDHHENHNHSHDENHNHDHSEGFNLKNEVFPLAVILSLYAPGVIFENQLHNTLYSIGEYVLFIPAYLLSGWSVLKTAGRNILRGRVFDETFLMTIATLGALFIHKLPEAVGVMLFYKIGELFQDIAVSRSRNSIRALLEVRPDYANIQTEGELKKVSPETVNIGDIIVVKPGEKIPLDGEIIEGNSQVDTSALTGESVPRTVRIGEIVLAGMLNKMGVLNIKVTKLFDESSIAKILDLVQNAKSKKAETEKFITKFARYYTPVVVFASLAVALLPPLFLTGATSSEWVYRALILLVISCPCGLVISIPLGYFGGIGGAAKHGILVKGSTFLDTLTAVKTVVFDKTGTLTKGVFKVAKIVPKNGLSEKDLLELAAKVETHSNHPIAQSIRNAYSEKIDASQVRDYEEIAGYGIRANVENKIVIAGSDRLLDKEKIAHGNCQVDGTVIHLAVDNVYAGYIVIADELKEDARQAIQALKRMGVEKTLMLTGDNQAIASYVSQQLGIDSYVAELLPEEKVSAIEKLLSDPKKHGKIAFVGDGINDAPVIARADVGIAMGGLGSDAAIETADIVIMTDAPSKVAEAIQIARRTHQIVWQNIGFAIAIKAVFIGLGIFGVATMWEAVFADVGVAILAIFNATRIMK encoded by the coding sequence ATGAAGCATAAAACACATTCCAATTCCGGCTGTTGCAGTTGTAGTCACGATCATTCTGTTGACCATCATGAAAATCATAATCACAGTCATGATGAGAATCATAACCATGACCACAGTGAAGGATTTAACCTGAAAAATGAGGTATTTCCTTTGGCAGTAATTTTAAGTTTGTATGCTCCCGGTGTAATCTTTGAAAACCAATTACACAATACACTCTATTCTATTGGTGAATATGTACTTTTCATTCCTGCCTATCTCTTAAGTGGCTGGAGTGTTTTAAAAACAGCGGGACGGAATATACTCCGAGGCAGAGTATTTGATGAAACATTTTTAATGACAATAGCGACATTAGGGGCACTCTTCATTCATAAATTACCCGAAGCTGTTGGTGTGATGTTGTTTTATAAAATTGGGGAATTATTCCAAGATATTGCCGTCAGTCGTTCTCGAAATTCCATCAGAGCTTTATTAGAAGTACGCCCAGACTATGCCAATATCCAGACAGAGGGAGAACTAAAGAAAGTATCACCAGAAACAGTAAATATCGGGGACATTATCGTCGTCAAACCAGGAGAAAAAATTCCTTTAGATGGTGAAATTATAGAAGGAAATTCACAAGTTGATACATCCGCATTAACTGGAGAATCTGTACCGCGAACTGTGAGAATTGGCGAAATTGTTTTGGCAGGTATGCTGAATAAAATGGGAGTTCTCAACATTAAAGTAACAAAACTTTTTGATGAGTCCTCTATTGCCAAGATTTTAGACTTAGTACAAAATGCCAAAAGTAAAAAAGCAGAAACAGAAAAGTTTATTACTAAATTTGCCCGATATTATACGCCAGTAGTAGTATTTGCTTCTTTGGCAGTTGCGCTATTACCTCCTTTATTCCTGACGGGTGCAACCTCTTCAGAATGGGTTTATCGTGCCCTTATCCTATTAGTTATTTCCTGCCCATGTGGACTTGTTATCAGCATTCCATTGGGATACTTTGGCGGTATTGGCGGTGCTGCCAAACATGGTATTTTGGTTAAAGGGTCTACTTTTTTAGATACGCTGACAGCGGTAAAAACAGTTGTTTTTGATAAAACTGGAACTTTGACAAAAGGGGTGTTTAAAGTAGCGAAAATTGTCCCCAAAAATGGCTTAAGCGAAAAAGATTTGCTAGAATTAGCCGCAAAAGTAGAAACGCATTCTAATCATCCTATTGCTCAATCTATTAGAAATGCATACAGTGAAAAAATAGATGCATCTCAAGTGAGAGATTATGAGGAGATTGCAGGTTATGGAATTAGAGCCAATGTTGAGAATAAGATAGTCATAGCGGGAAGCGATCGCCTATTGGATAAAGAAAAAATCGCTCACGGTAACTGCCAGGTAGATGGAACAGTTATTCATTTGGCAGTAGATAATGTTTACGCTGGATATATTGTAATTGCAGATGAGTTAAAGGAAGATGCGAGACAGGCTATTCAAGCACTCAAGCGAATGGGTGTGGAGAAAACACTAATGTTAACGGGAGATAATCAGGCGATCGCCTCCTATGTTTCTCAACAACTTGGTATAGATTCCTATGTTGCTGAGTTATTACCTGAAGAAAAAGTTAGTGCTATTGAAAAGTTACTCAGCGACCCGAAAAAACATGGTAAAATTGCATTTGTTGGAGATGGAATTAATGACGCACCAGTGATTGCTAGGGCTGACGTTGGTATAGCAATGGGTGGTTTAGGTTCAGATGCGGCGATAGAAACTGCCGATATTGTTATCATGACGGATGCACCATCAAAAGTAGCCGAAGCAATACAAATTGCCCGAAGAACTCACCAAATTGTCTGGCAAAATATCGGTTTTGCTATAGCCATCAAAGCTGTATTTATCGGCTTGGGAATTTTCGGTGTAGCGACGATGTGGGAAGCTGTTTTTGCAGACGTGGGTGTGGCTATCCTTGCCATTTTTAACGCAACTAGAATTATGAAATAA
- a CDS encoding GH3 family domain-containing protein, which yields MRFIIKLFAKLLTPAAKKFHHALKNPQASQQAIQKEIFQYIIKSEYGKSLNIKSITDWHRIPIVAYYDIEKFILQQKETKKPLLTSESILFYEKTSGSRGAAKLIPYTKSLLSSFNQMFCVWAHDLIIHGAKFSTGKIYFCISPKLGEKQDEIGLKNDSEYLDGWLRWFLSPFLISPRGLNRVGDAEEFKNKLSQTLLLEEKLEIISIWSPSFLKVILDYIQSNRTRLLLEIGDRLSPQRRQLLLNTEIPWTQLWQELKLISCWDSANAADGAEFLRSLFPNVLVQGKGLLATEAPLTIPLIEAQGCVPMLNEVFFEFEDEAGKIYRLHELKTGGIYEIIISQKAGLYRYRIGDRLSVTHFYLNTPCLQFLGRTQEISDLVGEKLHSEFVRQVLDSLPLQGTSFKSLVPVKEPQHYILLLDQTNVNPQKLAQQLDEALQQSPQYRHARLLNQLQPVRVLISSHIPEIVALYKMRSGKKWGDLKHDILSTTPIESELLVELEKETMSVNKIIS from the coding sequence ATGCGCTTTATTATTAAACTATTCGCCAAGCTTCTCACACCTGCTGCTAAGAAGTTTCATCATGCTCTAAAAAATCCCCAAGCTTCACAGCAAGCAATACAAAAGGAGATTTTTCAATATATTATAAAAAGTGAATATGGCAAATCTTTAAATATCAAATCTATTACTGATTGGCATCGCATTCCCATAGTTGCATACTACGATATTGAAAAGTTTATTTTACAACAAAAGGAAACTAAAAAGCCTCTTTTAACATCTGAATCAATCCTTTTTTATGAAAAAACTTCTGGAAGTCGCGGTGCTGCTAAATTAATTCCTTACACAAAATCTTTGCTGAGTTCTTTTAATCAAATGTTCTGTGTTTGGGCACATGATTTAATTATACATGGAGCAAAGTTTTCAACAGGTAAAATATATTTTTGCATTTCGCCAAAGTTGGGAGAAAAACAAGATGAAATCGGATTAAAGAATGATTCCGAATATTTAGATGGATGGCTAAGATGGTTTCTCAGTCCTTTTTTGATTTCACCTCGCGGACTAAATCGTGTTGGTGATGCGGAAGAATTTAAAAATAAACTTTCTCAGACACTTTTACTCGAAGAAAAGTTGGAAATTATCTCTATTTGGAGTCCGAGTTTTCTTAAAGTTATCCTCGATTATATTCAAAGTAATCGTACACGACTTTTGTTAGAAATAGGCGATCGCCTTTCACCTCAACGACGCCAACTGCTTCTCAATACAGAGATTCCCTGGACGCAACTTTGGCAAGAACTCAAACTTATCTCTTGTTGGGATAGCGCTAACGCTGCGGATGGTGCGGAATTTTTGCGTTCATTGTTTCCCAACGTTTTAGTACAGGGTAAAGGACTCCTCGCTACCGAAGCACCGCTAACTATCCCCTTAATTGAAGCGCAAGGATGCGTACCAATGCTGAATGAGGTGTTTTTTGAGTTTGAGGATGAAGCCGGGAAAATTTACCGTTTGCATGAATTAAAAACGGGCGGCATTTATGAGATAATTATTTCTCAGAAAGCAGGATTGTATCGTTATCGAATAGGCGATCGCCTGAGCGTTACCCATTTCTATTTAAATACACCTTGTTTGCAATTTCTCGGACGGACTCAAGAAATTAGCGATTTAGTTGGCGAGAAACTGCATTCTGAATTTGTCCGTCAAGTTCTCGATTCTTTACCCTTACAAGGAACATCCTTTAAAAGTTTAGTACCCGTCAAGGAGCCGCAACATTACATTTTGTTACTCGACCAAACGAATGTAAATCCTCAAAAACTTGCCCAACAATTAGATGAAGCATTGCAACAATCTCCTCAATATCGCCATGCGAGGCTTTTAAATCAACTTCAACCCGTGCGAGTATTAATATCTTCACACATCCCGGAAATTGTCGCTTTATATAAAATGCGATCGGGTAAAAAATGGGGTGACTTAAAACACGATATTCTCTCAACTACACCCATCGAATCAGAACTACTGGTTGAATTAGAGAAAGAAACGATGAGTGTAAATAAGATTATTTCATAA
- a CDS encoding acyl transferase, translated as MALLISLYVFPLLVYRIHEYFYPLKEGISYLAGKNYSPWWGSHQIQVIYIAFPALETLLRLIPGAFSLWLRLWGSKVGKNVYWTPQLEISDRALIEIGDNVVFGNGVGIYSHIIKPKKQDLLLYVKKVKIGNNVFLGAWNHIAPGVTIIDGTYVPVFTHVYPNKKFSQ; from the coding sequence ATGGCGCTTTTGATTTCTTTATACGTATTTCCCTTATTGGTGTATAGAATACACGAATATTTCTATCCTTTGAAAGAAGGAATCAGTTATTTAGCAGGTAAAAATTATTCACCTTGGTGGGGAAGTCATCAAATACAAGTAATATATATTGCCTTTCCCGCGTTAGAAACACTGTTGCGGCTTATCCCTGGTGCATTCTCTTTGTGGTTGCGGTTGTGGGGGTCAAAAGTGGGTAAAAATGTTTATTGGACACCGCAGTTAGAAATAAGCGATCGCGCTTTAATCGAAATCGGCGATAATGTCGTATTCGGTAACGGTGTCGGCATTTATTCGCACATCATCAAACCGAAAAAACAAGATTTACTCCTATATGTTAAAAAGGTGAAAATCGGTAACAATGTCTTTTTAGGAGCTTGGAATCACATCGCACCAGGAGTTACAATTATAGATGGAACTTATGTTCCTGTTTTTACTCATGTTTATCCAAACAAAAAATTTAGTCAATAG
- a CDS encoding AAA family ATPase, with translation MAEVLGKQVLEYTGKVQPKLGERGAKGQLLYPYLPNPELVEAVNLAIYLERPLLLKGEPGCGKTQLAIAVAYELSLDLKAWYVKSTSRARDGLYSYDAVGRLRDAQLAASNRLTPEQIQRIDDPTAYVRLGPLGQAFQQENPTVVLIDEIDKADIDFPNDLLLELDERRFIVEETGQEVEAKAAPIVIITSNDEKDLPDAFLRRCLFHYVEFPSSETLVQIINALFPTTSKELVAQAITRFLQLRDEMRKDKGEAGKKVSTSELIDWFRVLRRYPQDEALAKLNGKLPYAGVLLKSLDDHIRYLRLSKGG, from the coding sequence ATGGCTGAAGTTCTAGGCAAGCAAGTATTGGAATATACAGGCAAAGTGCAGCCCAAACTCGGAGAACGGGGAGCTAAGGGACAGCTTTTGTATCCTTATCTACCCAATCCGGAACTGGTGGAAGCGGTGAATCTGGCGATTTATTTGGAACGACCGTTACTGCTGAAGGGGGAACCGGGATGTGGTAAAACTCAATTGGCGATCGCAGTTGCCTACGAATTAAGCTTGGATTTGAAAGCTTGGTACGTAAAATCCACGAGTAGGGCGCGGGATGGTTTGTATAGTTACGATGCCGTGGGACGGTTGCGGGATGCCCAGCTTGCGGCTTCTAATCGCTTAACGCCAGAACAAATCCAGCGCATCGATGACCCAACTGCCTACGTGCGTTTGGGACCATTGGGACAAGCATTTCAGCAGGAGAATCCTACAGTGGTGCTGATTGACGAGATTGATAAAGCTGATATTGACTTTCCCAACGATTTGCTGCTGGAACTGGATGAGCGGCGATTTATTGTTGAGGAAACCGGTCAGGAAGTTGAGGCAAAAGCAGCCCCAATCGTGATTATTACCAGCAATGATGAGAAAGATTTACCAGATGCCTTTTTGCGTCGGTGTTTGTTTCATTATGTGGAATTTCCTAGCAGTGAAACCCTCGTCCAAATTATAAATGCTTTATTTCCAACTACATCAAAGGAGTTAGTCGCTCAAGCTATAACTCGCTTTTTGCAACTGCGGGACGAAATGCGGAAAGATAAAGGGGAAGCAGGTAAGAAAGTTAGCACCAGCGAATTAATTGACTGGTTTCGTGTTCTGCGTCGCTATCCTCAAGATGAGGCACTGGCAAAACTGAATGGTAAGCTTCCTTATGCTGGCGTCTTACTTAAAAGTTTGGATGACCATATTCGTTATCTGAGGTTGAGTAAAGGTGGATGA